A genomic window from Cytobacillus suaedae includes:
- the coxB gene encoding cytochrome c oxidase subunit II: MKRWLPKVRTFLLFGLMALLLAGCGKPFLSTLQPAGEVADDQYSLMILSTLIMVIVILVVTVIFIYVVIRFRRRPGDENIVPKQVEGSHKLEVIWTVIPIILLIILAVPTVASTFKLADVSPMLEETRDEDALVVNVTANLYWWEFEYPDLGVVTGQELVVPTDERVYFNLKASDVKHSFWIPSVGGKMDTNTDNVNQFWLEFDQERAQEIFYGICAELCGPSHAFMDFKVKPLPRAEFDKWIEDMKVATHEPQSELASAGEQIFNDSSCIACHAINASEKRATAPSLANFGERVKIAGILDYNEENLKDWLRDPESIKPGNKMTNTYPELSEEELDALAEYLMGLKVQD; this comes from the coding sequence ATGAAAAGATGGCTACCAAAGGTGCGCACATTTTTATTATTTGGTTTGATGGCGCTACTGTTAGCAGGTTGTGGTAAACCATTTTTGTCCACACTTCAACCAGCTGGTGAAGTGGCGGATGATCAGTACTCACTAATGATTTTGAGTACCTTAATTATGGTAATTGTTATTTTAGTAGTAACAGTTATATTCATTTATGTTGTAATACGTTTCCGTAGACGTCCAGGGGATGAAAATATTGTCCCTAAGCAAGTAGAAGGAAGTCACAAGCTAGAAGTAATTTGGACAGTTATCCCAATTATCCTTTTAATTATTTTAGCTGTGCCTACAGTTGCTTCTACTTTTAAACTTGCGGATGTTTCTCCTATGCTAGAAGAAACACGTGATGAGGATGCTCTTGTAGTTAATGTAACTGCAAACCTTTATTGGTGGGAGTTTGAATACCCAGATTTAGGGGTAGTTACTGGTCAAGAATTAGTTGTTCCTACTGATGAGAGAGTTTACTTCAACTTAAAAGCTTCTGATGTAAAGCACTCATTCTGGATTCCATCTGTTGGTGGGAAAATGGATACAAACACTGATAACGTAAACCAGTTTTGGTTAGAGTTTGACCAAGAAAGAGCTCAAGAAATCTTTTATGGTATCTGTGCTGAGCTATGTGGTCCTTCACATGCTTTCATGGACTTTAAAGTTAAACCATTGCCTAGAGCAGAGTTTGATAAGTGGATTGAGGATATGAAAGTAGCTACTCACGAGCCACAATCAGAATTAGCTAGTGCGGGTGAACAAATCTTTAATGATAGTAGCTGTATTGCATGTCACGCAATTAATGCCTCTGAAAAGAGAGCAACTGCACCTAGCTTAGCTAATTTCGGTGAACGTGTGAAAATTGCTGGTATCTTAGATTACAATGAAGAAAATTTAAAAGACTGGTTAAGAGATCCTGAATCAATTAAACCAGGTAACAAAATGACAAACACTTACCCTGAACTTTCTGAGGAAGAGTTAGATGCTCTTGCAGAATACTTAATGGGTCTTAAGGTACAAGATTAA
- the ctaD gene encoding cytochrome c oxidase subunit I, with amino-acid sequence MSTLTQKKGFGATVWDYLTTVDHKKIAILYLIAGGFFFLVGGLEALIIRIQLAVPDSNFVSAGLYNEILTMHGTTMIFLAAMPLLFALMNAVVPLQIGARDVAFPFVNALGFWLFFFGGVFLNLSWFLGGAPDAGWTSYASLSLASPTHGIDFYALGLQISGIGTLIGGINFLVTIINMRAPGMTYMRMPLFTWSTFVASALILFAFPPLTVGLALLMFDRLFGTGFFDPTMGGNTIIWEHLFWIFGHPEVYILILPAFGVFSEIFATFSRKRLFGYSSMVFATVLIGFLGFMVWAHHMFTTGLGPIANAIFAVATMAIGVPTGIKIFNWLFTMWGGQIKFTTPMLYAIAFIPSFVMGGVTGVMLAAATADYQYHDTYFVVAHFHYVIVGGVVFGLLAGVHYWWPLMFGRMLNETLGKITFWLFLIGFHLTFFIQHFLGLMGMQRRIFTFLPGKGLDTGNLISSIGAIFMAVSTLVLLYNVIKTSINGPKASKDPWGDGRTLEWALPVPTPEYNFKQLPLVRGLDALWVEKMAGKKEMTPAEPIGDIHMPNASILPFTISLGLFIGAFGIMYRTEEPWAYPVLFLGAIITFGSMLLRSVIDDHGYHIHKEELLKDDNDKGVKA; translated from the coding sequence GTGAGTACGTTAACTCAGAAAAAAGGATTCGGCGCAACAGTTTGGGATTATTTAACAACTGTTGATCATAAAAAAATCGCCATCCTTTATCTAATTGCTGGTGGATTCTTCTTCCTTGTTGGGGGATTAGAAGCACTTATTATCCGTATTCAGTTAGCTGTACCTGATAGTAATTTTGTCAGTGCAGGACTGTATAATGAAATATTAACAATGCATGGTACAACGATGATTTTCCTTGCGGCAATGCCGTTATTGTTTGCATTGATGAATGCCGTTGTTCCTTTACAAATTGGTGCACGTGACGTAGCCTTTCCTTTTGTTAACGCATTAGGGTTTTGGTTATTCTTCTTTGGTGGAGTTTTCTTAAACTTAAGTTGGTTCTTAGGTGGAGCACCTGATGCAGGGTGGACTTCATATGCGTCATTATCTTTAGCATCACCTACACACGGTATTGACTTTTATGCACTTGGTCTACAAATCTCAGGTATTGGTACGTTAATTGGGGGTATTAACTTCCTAGTAACAATTATTAATATGCGTGCACCTGGTATGACTTATATGCGTATGCCTTTATTTACATGGTCTACGTTTGTAGCTTCTGCATTAATATTATTTGCTTTCCCTCCATTAACTGTAGGTTTAGCACTATTAATGTTTGATCGTCTTTTCGGTACTGGATTCTTTGATCCTACAATGGGTGGAAACACAATTATTTGGGAGCACTTATTCTGGATTTTCGGACATCCTGAAGTATACATCTTGATTTTGCCAGCATTTGGGGTTTTCTCTGAAATATTTGCTACATTCTCAAGAAAACGTTTATTCGGTTACTCATCTATGGTATTTGCTACTGTATTAATTGGATTCTTAGGATTCATGGTATGGGCTCACCATATGTTTACAACTGGTTTAGGCCCAATTGCTAATGCGATTTTCGCTGTAGCAACTATGGCTATTGGGGTTCCCACTGGTATTAAAATATTTAACTGGCTATTTACTATGTGGGGCGGACAGATTAAATTTACAACACCTATGCTTTATGCGATTGCATTTATCCCTTCATTTGTAATGGGTGGGGTGACTGGTGTCATGCTAGCGGCTGCGACAGCTGACTACCAATACCATGATACTTATTTCGTGGTTGCTCACTTCCATTATGTTATCGTTGGTGGGGTAGTGTTTGGTTTACTTGCAGGTGTGCACTACTGGTGGCCATTAATGTTTGGTAGAATGCTAAACGAAACATTAGGAAAAATCACTTTCTGGTTATTCTTAATTGGTTTCCACTTAACATTCTTTATTCAACATTTCCTAGGCTTAATGGGGATGCAACGTCGTATCTTTACATTCCTTCCAGGAAAAGGTTTAGATACTGGTAATTTAATCAGTTCAATTGGTGCAATCTTCATGGCCGTTTCAACTTTAGTATTACTTTATAACGTTATTAAGACATCAATTAACGGACCAAAGGCAAGTAAAGATCCTTGGGGAGACGGTCGTACTTTAGAATGGGCTCTTCCGGTTCCTACTCCTGAGTACAACTTTAAACAACTTCCATTAGTGCGTGGATTAGATGCACTATGGGTTGAGAAAATGGCAGGTAAAAAAGAAATGACACCTGCTGAACCAATCGGTGATATCCATATGCCAAATGCATCAATCTTACCGTTCACCATTTCATTAGGATTATTTATTGGCGCATTTGGAATTATGTACCGCACAGAAGAACCTTGGGCTTACCCGGTATTATTCCTTGGTGCAATCATTACATTTGGTTCAATGTTGTTACGTTCAGTAATTGATGATCACGGATATCATATTCATAAAGAAGAATTATTGAAGGATGATAATGATAAGGGGGTTAAGGCATAA
- a CDS encoding cytochrome (ubi)quinol oxidase subunit III, giving the protein MHVEEKLTAETFPDSPEKATLEGKNKFLGFWLFLGGETVLFASLFATYLALKDQTNGGPTGQEIFDLPLVFIATMLLLTSSLTSVYAMYHMKNFDFRKMQLWLGVTVFLGALFLALEIYEFNHYVHLEHTITSSAFGSAFYVLVGTHGAHVAFGLCWITALMIRNSKRGLDLYNAPKFYVASLYWHFIDVVWIFIFTVVYLMGMVG; this is encoded by the coding sequence ATGCACGTTGAAGAGAAATTAACAGCTGAAACATTTCCTGACTCTCCCGAAAAAGCAACCCTTGAAGGTAAAAATAAGTTTTTAGGTTTCTGGTTATTTTTAGGTGGAGAAACTGTCCTGTTTGCTTCTTTATTCGCAACATATCTTGCATTAAAGGATCAAACAAATGGAGGTCCAACAGGTCAGGAGATCTTTGACCTTCCACTAGTTTTCATAGCAACAATGTTGTTATTAACTAGTTCGTTAACAAGTGTGTACGCAATGTACCATATGAAAAATTTTGACTTTAGAAAAATGCAGTTATGGCTTGGTGTAACTGTATTCTTAGGAGCTTTGTTCCTAGCACTAGAAATTTATGAATTTAATCATTATGTGCACTTAGAGCATACAATTACTAGTAGTGCATTCGGTTCTGCATTTTATGTACTTGTTGGAACTCACGGTGCTCACGTTGCCTTTGGATTATGCTGGATCACTGCATTAATGATTCGTAATTCAAAACGTGGATTAGATCTTTACAATGCACCTAAATTCTATGTTGCGAGTTTATACTGGCACTTTATCGATGTTGTGTGGATCTTCATCTTCACGGTAGTATACTTAATGGGAATGGTGGGATAA
- the ctaF gene encoding cytochrome c oxidase subunit IVB: protein MAANLSNSGNPKVDLVYRKKKNAEDMKYQVITFIITLFLTIMAFLAVGLDFTGWYVVPFIILLAVVQLIFQLYYFMHMSHKGHEVPALFLYSGVAVAAITILAFMTIIWW from the coding sequence ATGGCGGCAAATTTATCAAATTCAGGTAACCCTAAAGTTGATTTGGTATATCGTAAGAAGAAAAATGCAGAAGACATGAAGTACCAAGTAATTACATTTATAATTACGTTATTTCTAACAATCATGGCATTTTTGGCAGTTGGTCTTGATTTTACAGGATGGTATGTTGTTCCATTTATCATTCTGTTGGCTGTCGTACAATTAATCTTTCAACTTTATTATTTCATGCATATGTCTCATAAAGGTCATGAAGTTCCTGCACTATTCCTATACTCCGGTGTAGCAGTAGCTGCAATTACTATCCTTGCCTTTATGACAATCATTTGGTGGTAA
- the ctaG gene encoding cytochrome c oxidase assembly factor CtaG: protein MSLSLFGFQAMWSPYFFITVLALTVLYFVLIGPMRSRFKNSEPATLKQQFLFVTAMILLYICKGGPLDLLGHLIFSAHMGQMAILYLAIPPLVILGIPSWLLRSIVELPVVKPLMKFFTKPLIALILFNGVFSFYHIPLIFDVVKTDMLLHSMTTALLFIASFIMWWPLVNPLEEWETLSGVKKVGYIFADGILLTPACALIIFAETPLYATYTDPQAWVNALQLCVPASMLATLDLGGPEMFNIMSPLEDQRTGGVIMKIIQEIVYGSILGYVFYQWVRREKEQDDIDTLQMNPHTTE from the coding sequence ATGTCTTTAAGTTTATTCGGATTTCAAGCGATGTGGAGTCCATATTTTTTCATTACCGTTTTGGCTTTAACCGTTCTTTACTTTGTGTTAATTGGCCCAATGAGAAGTAGATTTAAGAACAGTGAACCTGCAACCTTAAAGCAACAGTTCCTGTTTGTAACAGCCATGATACTATTATATATTTGTAAAGGTGGTCCACTGGATCTTTTAGGTCATTTAATATTTAGTGCTCATATGGGACAGATGGCAATCTTATATTTAGCTATTCCTCCATTAGTTATATTAGGTATACCTTCTTGGCTCTTACGTAGTATTGTTGAATTACCAGTTGTTAAACCATTGATGAAATTTTTCACAAAACCATTAATTGCATTAATTCTATTTAATGGAGTATTCTCTTTTTATCATATCCCATTAATTTTTGATGTTGTTAAAACTGATATGTTACTACATTCAATGACAACAGCTCTACTTTTCATCGCTTCCTTTATTATGTGGTGGCCACTTGTAAATCCTTTAGAAGAGTGGGAGACATTGTCAGGCGTTAAAAAGGTTGGATATATATTTGCGGATGGTATCTTATTAACTCCAGCATGTGCACTAATCATTTTTGCTGAGACACCTCTCTATGCGACATATACAGATCCACAAGCATGGGTAAATGCTTTACAACTCTGTGTACCAGCTAGTATGTTAGCAACCCTTGACCTGGGAGGACCCGAAATGTTTAACATCATGTCACCTTTAGAGGACCAACGTACAGGTGGAGTTATTATGAAAATTATTCAAGAGATTGTGTATGGTAGTATTTTAGGATATGTATTTTACCAATGGGTTCGTAGGGAAAAAGAGCAGGATGACATTGATACCTTACAAATGAATCCACACACGACTGAATAA
- a CDS encoding DUF420 domain-containing protein: MNHSIPVLPTISTIFIVISAILVAIGWYLVSKRNIEGHRKVMTLAAVAALIFFIIYASRTIFVGNTAFGGPEDMKIYYTSFLIFHIILATTGAVFGITTLYLGFKDRIAKHRKLGPVTSIIWFFTAITGVAVYLLLYVFYSGGETTSVIKAILGF; encoded by the coding sequence ATGAACCATTCAATACCGGTTTTACCTACAATTAGTACAATCTTTATTGTCATTAGTGCGATTCTGGTGGCGATAGGTTGGTATTTAGTTAGTAAAAGAAATATAGAAGGTCACCGCAAAGTTATGACACTTGCAGCAGTGGCTGCTTTAATTTTCTTTATTATCTATGCATCAAGAACTATTTTTGTTGGAAATACTGCCTTTGGTGGTCCTGAAGATATGAAAATTTACTATACATCATTTCTAATATTTCATATTATACTAGCTACAACAGGGGCTGTTTTTGGGATTACTACACTATATTTAGGGTTTAAAGATCGTATTGCCAAACATAGAAAACTTGGACCGGTTACAAGTATTATTTGGTTCTTTACAGCAATTACAGGTGTTGCAGTTTACCTGCTGTTATATGTTTTCTACTCAGGTGGGGAAACAACTTCAGTTATAAAAGCAATACTAGGTTTCTAA
- a CDS encoding GNAT family N-acetyltransferase, whose amino-acid sequence MIEIFTDRLLIVPCSLDIAKSLVFHRKELEKRSPIIIPKGWPYPSVTGMLPIYIEKLENDESEYGWGLWLIINYAEKSIIGDVYVNSKPDENGTVHLSYTMVKDLEDSSLTYESMDALIEWMITQKDVKKVITECCDHNTESIKLFEKLGMRCTRKDGSFLKWELRKAI is encoded by the coding sequence ATGATTGAAATTTTTACAGATCGTTTACTTATCGTCCCTTGTTCGCTAGATATTGCCAAATCCTTGGTTTTCCATAGGAAAGAGCTAGAAAAGAGATCTCCTATTATTATTCCTAAAGGGTGGCCTTATCCAAGTGTGACAGGTATGCTACCGATTTATATTGAGAAATTAGAAAATGATGAGTCTGAATATGGCTGGGGACTTTGGCTAATCATTAATTATGCGGAAAAGAGTATTATTGGGGATGTTTATGTTAATAGCAAGCCTGATGAAAATGGTACGGTTCATTTGAGTTATACGATGGTTAAGGATTTAGAAGACAGCAGTTTAACATATGAAAGTATGGACGCATTAATTGAATGGATGATTACTCAAAAAGATGTAAAAAAAGTAATCACAGAATGCTGTGATCATAATACTGAATCAATTAAGTTGTTTGAGAAATTAGGAATGAGATGTACTAGGAAAGATGGAAGTTTTTTAAAATGGGAGCTACGAAAAGCGATCTAA
- the ytvI gene encoding sporulation integral membrane protein YtvI, with protein MSSLFNKRTILIVLSILLIILLGYWILPVSIPLIIAFVTALLLEPAVKLFQKRFKIKRTLSVTIIFIIFLLLMALGSYFLITKVIAEAIQIIENAPIYIYEINRVLLEVEKNLYYRSQDLPPEFVEVITRQVEETLYNFQTGLLAYVNIDNLRSLITEIPSYLVSFIVYLIALFLLMIEMPNLKEKLYTLFTSRTVDKVNFMTSRLSYVFFGFIKAQFLVSIIIFITSFIGLLIIAPDVALMMAFIIWIIDVIPIIGSIVIMGPWALFHFITGDIVLGTELAILGVILLVIRRTIEPKVMGSHIGLSPLSTLIAMYLGLKLIGILGFIIGPILLIAFNSAREAGIIKFNFKI; from the coding sequence TTGTCCAGTTTATTCAATAAACGAACCATTTTAATTGTACTTTCTATTCTACTCATCATTTTACTTGGATATTGGATACTTCCTGTTTCCATACCTTTGATTATCGCTTTTGTTACTGCACTTCTACTCGAACCCGCAGTAAAACTTTTTCAAAAACGTTTTAAGATAAAAAGAACTTTATCTGTTACTATCATTTTCATAATTTTTTTATTGTTAATGGCACTTGGAAGTTACTTTTTAATAACAAAGGTAATTGCAGAGGCTATTCAAATTATTGAAAATGCACCTATTTACATTTATGAAATAAACCGTGTGTTATTAGAAGTTGAGAAAAACCTGTATTATCGATCACAAGATCTTCCTCCAGAGTTTGTCGAAGTAATCACAAGGCAGGTTGAAGAAACTTTATACAACTTTCAAACGGGACTTCTTGCATATGTGAATATTGATAACTTAAGATCACTAATAACAGAAATACCAAGTTATTTAGTAAGTTTTATTGTATATTTAATCGCATTATTCTTACTAATGATAGAAATGCCTAACCTTAAGGAAAAACTATATACTCTATTTACAAGTCGAACAGTTGATAAAGTTAACTTTATGACTTCTAGACTTTCATATGTTTTCTTCGGATTTATAAAAGCACAATTTTTAGTAAGTATCATTATTTTCATTACTTCATTCATTGGCTTACTAATTATTGCTCCAGATGTTGCGTTAATGATGGCTTTTATTATCTGGATTATTGATGTTATTCCTATTATCGGTTCTATCGTAATCATGGGTCCATGGGCACTATTTCATTTCATTACTGGAGATATTGTACTTGGTACAGAGTTAGCAATCTTAGGAGTAATCTTACTAGTTATTAGGAGAACAATTGAACCAAAGGTAATGGGAAGTCATATTGGGCTATCTCCATTGTCGACCTTAATTGCAATGTATCTTGGGTTAAAACTAATTGGAATCCTTGGGTTTATCATTGGCCCTATTTTATTAATTGCATTTAACTCAGCACGTGAAGCTGGAATTATAAAATTTAATTTTAAAATATAA
- a CDS encoding Asp23/Gls24 family envelope stress response protein — MIEKLLANGKLLITEEVLALITLLTIDETEGIAKTVSGVKNEIFNVLSSKFTRKGVTIENSEGGVSIEIRISLYYGNNIIETCKKLQESVVREIEAMTGVVVKDINIKVEQIIKAS; from the coding sequence TTGATCGAAAAATTACTTGCAAATGGAAAGCTACTCATTACTGAAGAGGTATTAGCATTAATTACGTTATTAACAATAGATGAAACAGAAGGTATAGCTAAGACTGTCTCTGGAGTAAAGAATGAAATCTTCAATGTCTTAAGTTCAAAATTCACTCGTAAAGGTGTTACCATAGAAAATTCAGAGGGTGGGGTATCAATTGAGATTCGAATCTCACTTTACTACGGAAATAATATCATTGAAACATGTAAAAAGCTTCAAGAATCAGTAGTCCGAGAAATTGAAGCAATGACTGGTGTTGTTGTAAAGGACATTAACATTAAAGTTGAGCAAATCATTAAAGCATCTTAA
- a CDS encoding CBS domain-containing protein yields the protein MQSVREIMTSDVEYCTPLDNVYEVAVKMKEHDVGVIPIVDNDKLVGMITDRDLVIRGYAEKHSGSTKVTDVMSDELITIKPDTSVYEASQLMSKHQIRRLPVVEHDKLVGIVALGDLATNKLSDQKAGQALSEISENETMHH from the coding sequence ATGCAATCTGTTCGTGAAATAATGACTTCGGATGTTGAGTATTGTACTCCATTAGACAATGTATATGAGGTTGCAGTAAAAATGAAAGAACATGATGTTGGTGTAATTCCAATTGTTGATAATGATAAACTGGTTGGCATGATCACTGACAGAGATTTAGTTATTAGAGGGTATGCAGAAAAACATTCTGGATCGACAAAAGTTACGGATGTAATGAGCGATGAATTAATTACCATTAAACCTGATACTTCTGTTTACGAAGCTTCTCAGTTAATGTCTAAACACCAAATCCGACGTTTACCAGTTGTTGAGCATGATAAGTTAGTTGGGATTGTAGCACTAGGGGATTTAGCAACTAATAAGTTGTCAGATCAAAAAGCAGGACAAGCACTTAGTGAAATTTCAGAGAATGAAACTATGCATCATTAA
- a CDS encoding CAP domain-containing protein, with translation MLGKPTRVDQSAYEYNWWIYNHYPNAYIQVGIKDNKVVTVYGIGEEINTLPLSINQTMEEVQEQFEFENTISLTAKGNSYRFELTEEERQQRPLVVFGDIYVQLYFDKITGKLSSIRLMDNEVLVKQRPYELVYRGELLSAKELSVDEWKNVEKGIETQILDITNMMRFRHNLDPVKWHEETSIVAYKHSEDMRNNDFFSHDSPTNGGLADRLAKGEVLYQLAGENIAAKYVDGIAVVEGWLNSEGHRETLLNEKFTHLGVGVFEKYYTQNFIQTWE, from the coding sequence TTGCTAGGGAAGCCCACCAGAGTAGACCAATCTGCATACGAATATAATTGGTGGATTTATAATCACTATCCAAATGCCTACATTCAAGTTGGGATCAAAGATAATAAAGTAGTTACTGTATATGGTATTGGTGAAGAAATAAATACTCTTCCACTATCAATTAATCAAACAATGGAAGAGGTTCAGGAGCAATTTGAATTTGAGAATACTATTTCTTTAACTGCAAAAGGAAATTCGTATCGTTTTGAATTAACAGAAGAGGAAAGACAACAGAGACCACTAGTTGTATTTGGAGATATTTATGTTCAGCTTTACTTTGATAAAATTACAGGTAAGCTTTCAAGTATTCGTTTAATGGATAACGAAGTATTAGTCAAACAAAGACCTTATGAACTTGTTTATCGGGGAGAACTTTTATCCGCAAAGGAATTATCAGTGGATGAGTGGAAGAACGTTGAAAAAGGAATAGAAACACAAATCCTTGATATAACAAATATGATGCGTTTTAGGCATAACCTAGATCCTGTAAAATGGCATGAGGAAACTTCTATTGTTGCTTATAAACATAGTGAGGATATGAGAAATAATGATTTCTTTTCACATGACTCCCCAACAAACGGCGGCCTTGCAGATCGATTGGCAAAAGGTGAGGTATTGTATCAGTTAGCTGGTGAGAATATTGCAGCAAAATATGTAGATGGCATTGCGGTTGTAGAAGGTTGGTTAAATAGTGAAGGACACCGTGAAACGTTACTAAACGAAAAGTTTACACACCTGGGTGTAGGGGTCTTTGAAAAATACTACACACAGAATTTTATACAAACTTGGGAATAG
- a CDS encoding PaaI family thioesterase, protein MNADLTQKFNQILENSSEKDQQVLEILLDGLVRKQTKQNGSYLGGILGSTSRLTDDKQYEMIIPNTDLIQNSLDIVHGGITATLLDSAMGSLVHYHLPEGQAAVTSEMKINYVAPGKGLELRCVANIIHQGSKIVVTEGKVFRDDGKLIAHATGSFFIITKR, encoded by the coding sequence ATGAATGCAGATCTTACACAAAAATTTAATCAGATTTTAGAAAATTCAAGTGAAAAGGACCAGCAAGTTCTAGAAATACTGCTTGATGGTTTAGTTAGGAAACAGACAAAACAAAATGGATCTTATTTGGGTGGAATTCTTGGTTCCACTAGCCGTCTTACAGATGATAAACAATATGAGATGATCATTCCAAATACAGACCTTATTCAAAATTCGCTTGATATAGTCCACGGAGGTATTACTGCAACCCTTCTTGATTCAGCAATGGGTTCGTTAGTTCACTACCATTTACCCGAAGGACAGGCAGCAGTAACGTCTGAAATGAAAATAAACTATGTCGCACCTGGAAAAGGCTTAGAACTTAGGTGTGTTGCAAATATTATTCATCAAGGTTCAAAGATAGTAGTAACTGAAGGAAAAGTCTTTCGTGACGATGGCAAACTAATTGCCCACGCCACGGGCAGCTTTTTTATTATAACAAAAAGATAA
- a CDS encoding YlbD family protein yields the protein MSRQQVHPSIVKFKEFVKEHPQLIQEVRAGKKSWQEVYEDWYLLGESDKSWEKYKSNQSGSKSDSNSESKKDFMSQIFTMIKNVDMNQFQQQISNAGSAISTIQSVISQFQGGNTNNTGQQPTGGNHPFSFRKD from the coding sequence ATGAGTAGGCAACAAGTACATCCATCTATTGTGAAATTCAAGGAATTTGTTAAAGAGCATCCTCAGCTAATTCAAGAGGTTAGGGCTGGTAAGAAATCTTGGCAGGAAGTATATGAGGATTGGTATCTTTTAGGTGAAAGTGATAAGTCATGGGAAAAATATAAAAGCAATCAATCTGGATCGAAAAGTGATTCTAATAGTGAATCTAAAAAAGACTTTATGTCACAAATCTTTACTATGATAAAAAATGTGGATATGAATCAATTTCAACAACAAATTTCCAATGCTGGCAGTGCAATATCTACAATTCAAAGTGTAATAAGCCAATTTCAGGGTGGAAATACCAACAACACTGGACAGCAACCAACAGGAGGGAACCATCCATTTTCTTTTCGAAAGGACTAA
- a CDS encoding YlbE-like family protein: protein MRKDVIQLIQNDKKILQFIRANPRWYRNLTRNPTDIESLKLSSMYYYKQTIPDKVEKFSNTLGLASMMLHMYQSMKEGD from the coding sequence ATGAGAAAAGATGTCATTCAGCTTATTCAAAATGATAAAAAAATACTTCAATTTATAAGAGCAAATCCAAGATGGTATCGGAATCTTACAAGAAATCCCACAGATATTGAATCATTAAAACTTTCTTCCATGTATTATTATAAGCAAACTATTCCTGATAAAGTTGAAAAGTTTTCAAATACCCTTGGGTTAGCATCAATGATGTTGCATATGTATCAATCAATGAAAGAGGGAGACTGA
- a CDS encoding YlbF family regulator has translation MLATLERIEILESAEELANMILHSDIADNYRKCLYTLNTDPVAQKLVSEFVVCKERYEEVQRFGKYHPNYKEISKEIRELKRAVDLNETIIEFKKAENALQTVLDEISVQLGTAISEHIKVPSGNPYFDSMSCGGGCGSGGGCGCK, from the coding sequence ATGCTTGCCACATTAGAAAGAATTGAAATACTGGAAAGTGCAGAAGAATTAGCTAATATGATCCTACATTCAGACATTGCCGATAATTATCGAAAATGTTTATATACATTAAATACAGACCCTGTTGCTCAAAAACTTGTCTCAGAGTTTGTAGTATGCAAAGAGCGTTATGAGGAAGTTCAAAGGTTTGGGAAATATCATCCCAATTACAAGGAAATATCAAAAGAAATTAGAGAGCTGAAGAGGGCCGTCGACCTAAATGAAACAATTATTGAATTTAAGAAAGCCGAAAATGCTCTTCAAACTGTCCTAGATGAAATTAGTGTTCAATTAGGTACTGCCATATCTGAACATATTAAGGTACCGTCAGGAAATCCTTATTTTGACTCCATGAGTTGTGGTGGAGGTTGTGGATCAGGTGGGGGCTGCGGATGCAAATAA